One window of the Candidatus Neomarinimicrobiota bacterium genome contains the following:
- a CDS encoding FlgD immunoglobulin-like domain containing protein — translation MQRTITILGLLFTALQAQYPAEWVINPPDYEHTMTVTSIVEINGETSGNAADALAVFYNEECRGVSEPILVGEIYMHFLMVYSNDSGLDLTFKAWDSEVGNVVDLDQTLNFESGDAVGTVGEPYQFSGTNPISYLDAVDDYTVQIEDEEGSTIAVLENDVIGEDVVATTNIIEDPIHGYLEVLYPSAFRYIPPENFFGQDSFQYELSTEYSMDSAWVYIEVTAVNDPPDAFGLITPEDGRYIVEVDATDIEFSWEVPVDPEADPITYSLYIKEGETLITSWTPMSNTEVFNVEELPREVWLDWHVIAYDAWGWTASLDTFAIKVSEAVNVDRDQLLPQSFSLSQNYPNPFNPVTTIGFGVPEVSHVKINVYNLRNQIVRTLVDQNLSQGYHQVEWNSLDDQGKPMASGTYLVVLESGNYREVNKILMLK, via the coding sequence GGACTTCTATTCACCGCTCTCCAAGCCCAATACCCCGCCGAGTGGGTGATCAATCCACCGGATTATGAACATACCATGACGGTTACCTCTATTGTTGAAATCAATGGAGAAACATCTGGTAATGCAGCTGATGCTCTGGCTGTATTTTACAATGAAGAATGCCGAGGTGTTTCTGAGCCAATTCTGGTGGGTGAGATATATATGCATTTCCTCATGGTGTACAGCAACGATTCGGGACTTGATCTGACCTTCAAAGCCTGGGATAGTGAGGTTGGAAACGTCGTTGATCTGGATCAGACGCTCAACTTTGAAAGTGGAGACGCAGTTGGAACAGTGGGGGAGCCCTATCAATTCTCAGGGACGAATCCAATAAGCTATCTGGATGCAGTCGATGATTATACTGTCCAAATTGAAGATGAGGAAGGTTCAACCATTGCAGTATTGGAAAATGATGTTATTGGTGAAGATGTTGTCGCAACGACAAACATAATTGAAGATCCTATTCATGGATATCTTGAGGTACTATATCCATCTGCTTTCCGATATATCCCACCTGAAAATTTCTTTGGACAGGATTCCTTCCAATACGAGTTATCCACTGAATACAGTATGGATAGTGCCTGGGTCTATATTGAAGTAACAGCAGTGAATGACCCACCAGATGCATTTGGATTGATTACACCCGAAGATGGTAGATATATCGTCGAGGTAGATGCTACTGATATTGAGTTTAGTTGGGAGGTGCCAGTTGATCCAGAGGCTGACCCCATCACGTATTCTCTGTATATAAAAGAAGGGGAGACTCTCATTACTTCCTGGACGCCAATGAGTAATACAGAAGTATTCAATGTTGAAGAATTACCACGAGAGGTTTGGTTAGACTGGCATGTCATTGCTTATGATGCCTGGGGCTGGACTGCATCACTGGATACCTTCGCGATAAAAGTATCTGAAGCGGTTAATGTTGATCGCGATCAGCTGTTGCCTCAATCATTCTCTCTCAGTCAAAACTATCCCAATCCATTTAATCCGGTAACCACCATAGGCTTTGGTGTACCTGAAGTCAGTCATGTCAAGATCAACGTTTACAATTTACGGAATCAAATCGTTCGGACCCTGGTGGATCAGAATTTATCTCAGGGTTATCATCAGGTGGAATGGAATAGCCTGGATGACCAGGGAAAACCCATGGCCTCAGGCACTTACCTGGTGGTTCTGGAAAGTGGCAACTACCGCGAAGTCAATAAAATATTGATGCTGAAATAG